Proteins encoded in a region of the Sphingomonas sp. HMP9 genome:
- a CDS encoding response regulator transcription factor has translation MLRYALHKPHAACPSETMMSLNLLLVEDDAVFAQTLAEELRGLDHSVTVAADGREALAAVDSAPFDAVVLDRMLPKVDGMEVLERLRGGNMTLPVIMLTALGRSVEKVEGLQAGADDYVVKPVAAEELSARLAAIVRGRGWTGGSADTIHAGDIVVSPTKFRAWRDGIALDLGNLEFKLLAEFVANADAVLTRAMLIERVWGYDFAPTTNIVDVYVRHLRVKLSAAGGDDPIRTVRGVGYMLRG, from the coding sequence ATGCTACGCTACGCCCTCCACAAACCGCACGCCGCCTGCCCGAGTGAGACGATGATGAGCCTGAACCTGTTGCTGGTCGAGGACGATGCGGTGTTCGCGCAGACGCTGGCGGAGGAATTGCGCGGGCTCGATCACAGCGTCACCGTCGCGGCCGACGGTCGCGAGGCGCTGGCGGCGGTCGACAGCGCACCGTTCGATGCGGTCGTGCTCGATCGGATGCTGCCCAAGGTCGACGGCATGGAGGTGCTCGAACGGTTGCGCGGCGGCAATATGACTCTGCCGGTGATCATGCTCACCGCGCTCGGCCGCTCGGTCGAGAAGGTCGAGGGATTGCAGGCGGGGGCCGACGACTATGTGGTCAAGCCGGTGGCGGCGGAGGAGCTCAGCGCGCGGCTCGCGGCGATCGTGCGCGGGCGCGGTTGGACGGGGGGCAGCGCCGACACGATCCACGCGGGCGATATCGTCGTCAGCCCAACCAAGTTCCGCGCCTGGCGCGACGGCATCGCGCTCGATCTCGGCAATCTCGAATTCAAGCTGCTCGCCGAGTTCGTCGCCAATGCCGACGCGGTGCTGACGCGCGCGATGCTGATCGAGCGGGTCTGGGGGTACGACTTCGCACCGACGACCAACATCGTCGACGTCTATGTCCGCCACCTGCGCGTGAAACTGTCCGCGGCTGGCGGTGACGATCCCATCCGCACGGTGCGCGGCGTCGGATACATGCTGCGCGGATGA
- a CDS encoding aldehyde dehydrogenase family protein produces the protein MKSYLKQYIDGAWVDSEGGTVYQVIDPSTEQPCTEITLGNAADVDKAVAAARTAFESWSQTSVQERLDLLGRIMTEYKARMPDLAKAMSQEMGAPMALASMAQAPTGLAHFSATAKALAAFEFSETIGKATVVHEPLGVVAMITPWNWPLNQICAKVAPALAAGDTMILKPSEEAPSCAVILAEIMDAAGVPAGVFNLVNGDGPGVGAALCAHRDVDMVSFTGSTRAGIAVALAAAPTVKRVHQELGGKAANLVLEGSDLAAVLPPTVAGVLANSGQSCIAPTRLLVHASQVAEATAIVKSMMEQTKVGDPAEMGQHIGPVVNKAQFDKIQGLIQSAIDEGATLVTGGVGRPDGRNAGYYIQPTLFTDVRPDMRIAQEETFGPVATITAYADQDEGIRIANATEYGLSATISGDPAAAAKVAPRLRAGLVTINSWSPDIGAPFGGYKQSGNGRENGRYGLTDFMEVKTITGLPGDVREGKPAEAGA, from the coding sequence ATGAAAAGCTATTTAAAGCAGTATATCGATGGCGCGTGGGTCGATAGCGAGGGCGGCACCGTCTATCAGGTGATCGACCCGTCGACCGAGCAACCCTGCACCGAAATCACGCTTGGCAATGCGGCCGACGTCGACAAGGCGGTCGCTGCGGCGCGCACGGCCTTTGAGAGCTGGAGCCAGACGAGCGTGCAGGAGCGCCTCGATCTACTCGGCCGGATCATGACCGAATATAAGGCGCGGATGCCCGACCTGGCCAAGGCGATGTCGCAGGAGATGGGCGCACCGATGGCGCTGGCGTCGATGGCGCAGGCACCCACCGGACTCGCGCATTTCTCGGCGACCGCAAAGGCGCTGGCGGCGTTCGAATTCTCCGAGACGATCGGCAAGGCGACCGTCGTGCACGAGCCGCTCGGCGTCGTCGCGATGATCACGCCGTGGAACTGGCCGCTCAACCAGATCTGCGCAAAGGTCGCACCGGCGCTGGCCGCGGGCGACACGATGATCCTGAAGCCGTCCGAGGAGGCGCCGTCCTGCGCGGTGATCCTGGCGGAGATCATGGACGCGGCGGGCGTGCCCGCGGGGGTGTTCAACCTCGTCAACGGCGACGGGCCCGGAGTCGGCGCAGCACTGTGCGCGCACCGCGACGTCGACATGGTGAGCTTTACCGGATCGACGCGCGCCGGCATCGCGGTCGCGCTGGCGGCGGCACCGACGGTCAAGCGCGTGCATCAGGAGCTCGGCGGCAAGGCGGCGAACCTCGTCCTCGAGGGTTCCGATCTGGCGGCGGTGCTGCCGCCGACGGTGGCCGGCGTGCTCGCCAATTCGGGGCAGAGCTGCATCGCGCCGACTCGCCTGCTCGTCCATGCGAGCCAGGTCGCCGAGGCGACCGCGATCGTGAAGTCGATGATGGAGCAGACCAAGGTCGGCGATCCCGCCGAGATGGGCCAGCATATCGGCCCGGTCGTCAACAAGGCGCAGTTCGACAAGATCCAGGGGCTGATCCAGTCCGCGATCGACGAAGGCGCGACGCTGGTGACGGGCGGCGTGGGTCGTCCGGACGGCCGCAATGCGGGCTATTACATCCAGCCGACGCTGTTCACCGACGTGCGCCCCGACATGCGGATCGCGCAGGAAGAGACGTTCGGCCCGGTCGCGACGATCACCGCCTACGCCGATCAGGACGAGGGCATCCGCATCGCCAACGCGACCGAATACGGGCTGTCAGCGACGATCTCGGGCGACCCAGCGGCGGCGGCGAAGGTGGCCCCACGGCTGCGCGCGGGGCTGGTCACGATCAATTCTTGGAGCCCCGACATCGGCGCGCCGTTCGGCGGATACAAACAGTCGGGCAACGGTCGCGAGAACGGCCGCTATGGGCTGACCGACTTCATGGAAGTGAAAACGATCACCGGCCTGCCGGGTGACGTACGCGAGGGCAAGCCGGCCGAAGCGGGGGCGTGA
- a CDS encoding quinone oxidoreductase family protein, translating to MARVAFIEQTGGPEVIQWHDVTLPPPGKGEVWMRNTAVGLNYIDTYHRSGVYPVDLPSGLGSEAAGVVMAVGESVTDFAPGDRVGTFGPSRGAYATERNVPATQLFKLPDTLDDRTAAAILLKGTTAEFLVERCANVQAGQTVLVHAAAGGVGHILVGWLKAIGATVIASVGSQDKAARTRAAGADHVILHKSEDIAARVREITDGKGVPIVLDGVGGATWNASLDSAARRGLIVSYGNAGGVVDGVNIGVLARKGSLFVTRPTLFDYYVTPEERQAGIARLFAMLDSGAITPEIGQTFALEDAADAHRAVESGETWGSTLLLP from the coding sequence ATGGCGAGAGTGGCATTCATCGAGCAGACCGGCGGCCCGGAGGTCATCCAGTGGCACGACGTCACGTTGCCGCCGCCGGGCAAGGGCGAGGTCTGGATGCGCAACACCGCGGTCGGGCTGAACTATATCGACACCTATCACCGCAGCGGCGTCTACCCGGTCGACCTGCCATCGGGGCTCGGCAGTGAGGCGGCGGGCGTGGTGATGGCGGTCGGCGAGAGCGTCACCGACTTCGCACCCGGCGACCGGGTCGGCACGTTTGGCCCGTCGCGCGGCGCCTATGCGACCGAGCGCAACGTGCCCGCGACCCAGTTGTTCAAGCTGCCCGACACGCTGGACGACCGCACCGCCGCGGCAATCCTGCTCAAGGGCACCACCGCCGAGTTCCTGGTCGAGCGTTGCGCAAACGTGCAGGCGGGCCAGACCGTGCTCGTCCATGCGGCAGCGGGCGGAGTCGGCCACATCCTCGTTGGCTGGCTGAAGGCGATCGGCGCGACCGTCATCGCCAGCGTCGGCAGCCAAGACAAGGCGGCACGCACGCGCGCAGCGGGTGCGGACCACGTCATTCTCCACAAGTCCGAGGACATTGCCGCGCGTGTTCGCGAGATCACCGACGGCAAGGGCGTGCCGATCGTGCTGGACGGCGTGGGCGGCGCGACCTGGAATGCCTCGCTCGACAGCGCGGCCAGGCGCGGTCTGATCGTCAGCTACGGGAATGCGGGCGGCGTGGTCGACGGGGTCAATATCGGCGTTCTCGCGCGGAAAGGCTCGCTGTTCGTCACGCGGCCGACGCTGTTCGATTATTACGTAACGCCGGAGGAGCGGCAGGCGGGGATCGCGCGGCTGTTCGCGATGCTCGACAGCGGGGCGATCACGCCCGAGATCGGCCAGACCTTCGCGCTCGAGGACGCGGCCGACGCGCACCGCGCGGTGGAAAGCGGCGAGACTTGGGGGAGTACGCTGCTGCTCCCCTAG